One window of Enterobacter sp. RHBSTW-00175 genomic DNA carries:
- a CDS encoding IS3 family transposase (programmed frameshift) — protein sequence MGRKKYSPEFKQQVVLHYLFSSDGAKKTARLFGVDHGAVRRWTEHWKVNGMDSFTIPTRAYSAEFKESVVLWMQQHNKSSRKAAAEFRIAAACTVSKWERLYRTGGIIALQDKPRGRQMKSGKNETSDKELNNPRPAFQNAEEELEYLRVENAYPKKASGLDSGKAEDKAKIITELRRNHNLRMLLHIAGLPRSTYYWHVKADSRGERYEGEQQRIAALFHYHKGRYGYRRITLALRNEGYGINHKTVRKLMRKMGLASCLRSKKYQSYKGTYGKVAPNTLARDFKASSPNQKWVTDVTEFNVKGTKLYLSPVLDLYNSEIIAWNMTTHPGMNLVENMLSKAVKRLKPGDRPVLHSDQGWQYQMARYQEKLKAKGIEQSMSRKGNCLDNAVIENFFGLLKTECWYHEEFENTDHLRKTVEEYIHYYNNERIKLKLNGLSPVQYRTQAMSAAS from the exons ATGGGCAGAAAAAAATACTCACCTGAATTCAAGCAGCAAGTCGTACTCCACTATCTGTTCAGCAGTGATGGTGCAAAGAAAACAGCGCGGTTGTTCGGCGTTGATCACGGAGCGGTCAGACGCTGGACTGAGCACTGGAAAGTGAATGGGATGGACAGTTTTACCATTCCTACCAGGGCTTACTCTGCCGAGTTTAAAGAGTCTGTCGTGCTCTGGATGCAGCAACACAACAAATCATCCCGGAAAGCTGCGGCGGAGTTTCGTATTGCAGCCGCTTGTACTGTCAGCAAATGGGAGCGTCTTTACCGTACTGGCGGTATCATTGCCCTACAGGATAAACCCAGAGGACGCCAGATGAAGTCAGGGAAGAACGAAACTTCAGATAAAGAACTTAATAATCCCCGTCCAGCGTTCCAGAACGCTGAGGAAGAACTTGAATACCTGCGTGTTGAGAATGCCTACC CTAAAAAAGCTTCAGGCCTTGATTCGGGAAAAGCAGAAGACAAAGCAAAAATAATTACCGAATTGAGGCGAAACCATAACCTGAGAATGCTGCTTCATATAGCAGGATTACCTCGCAGCACGTACTACTGGCATGTCAAAGCAGATAGCCGTGGAGAGCGCTATGAGGGCGAACAGCAAAGAATAGCCGCACTGTTCCACTATCATAAAGGACGATATGGTTACCGGCGCATTACCCTGGCGTTGCGTAATGAAGGCTATGGCATTAATCATAAAACAGTACGGAAACTGATGCGCAAGATGGGGCTGGCCTCATGCCTGAGAAGCAAAAAGTATCAGTCATACAAAGGCACCTACGGTAAAGTAGCGCCAAATACCCTTGCACGTGATTTTAAGGCCAGCAGTCCAAACCAGAAATGGGTCACGGATGTGACAGAGTTCAACGTAAAAGGGACAAAGCTGTATCTGTCACCAGTGCTTGATCTGTATAACAGCGAGATAATAGCCTGGAATATGACGACGCATCCGGGAATGAATCTGGTCGAAAACATGCTCAGCAAAGCCGTCAAGAGGCTGAAACCGGGTGACAGACCGGTACTGCACTCTGATCAGGGTTGGCAGTATCAGATGGCACGGTATCAGGAGAAACTTAAAGCTAAAGGCATAGAACAAAGCATGTCGCGCAAAGGGAACTGTCTGGACAATGCAGTGATAGAAAATTTTTTTGGTCTGCTGAAAACAGAATGTTGGTACCACGAAGAGTTTGAAAATACAGACCATCTACGAAAAACGGTGGAAGAGTATATCCACTACTACAACAACGAACGAATCAAGCTAAAACTAAACGGCCTGAGTCCGGTACAATACCGAACCCAGGCCATGTCAGCCGCCAGTTAA
- the dinF gene encoding MATE family efflux transporter DinF, whose product MSLLTASDKALWRLALPMIFSNITVPLLGLVDTAVIGHLDSPVYLGGVAIGATATSFLFMLLLFLRMSTTGLTAQAFGAKDPLRLARALVQPLILALGAGVLIVLLRTPLIELALHIVGGSEAVLEQARLFLDIRWLSAPASLANLVLLGWLLGVQYARAPVILLVVGNVLNIVLDLWLVMGLHMNVQGAALATAIAEYGTLIIGLWMVWRVLVMRGITPALLKAAWRGNIRKLLALNRDIMLRSLLLQLCFGTLTVFGARLGPEIVAVNAVLMTLLTFTAYALDGFAYAVEAHSGQAYGARESGQLHDVWRAACRQAGLVALAFALIYACFGEYIVALLTSLPALRELASHYIIWQVILPVVGVWCYLLDGMFIGATRGAEMRNSMAVAVGGFGLTLLTVPYLGNHGLWLALAVFLLLRGLSLAFIWRRHWKNNTWLSSRHDIS is encoded by the coding sequence ATGTCACTGCTGACTGCTTCCGATAAGGCATTGTGGCGTCTTGCACTGCCGATGATTTTTTCCAATATCACCGTTCCGCTGTTGGGGCTGGTCGATACGGCGGTTATTGGTCATCTGGATTCACCGGTGTATCTGGGTGGCGTGGCGATTGGCGCAACGGCAACCAGCTTCCTCTTTATGCTGCTGCTTTTTTTACGCATGAGCACCACCGGGTTAACGGCACAGGCGTTTGGCGCAAAAGATCCCCTGCGTCTGGCGCGTGCGCTGGTACAGCCGTTAATTCTGGCGCTGGGTGCGGGTGTACTTATCGTTCTGCTGCGTACACCACTGATTGAGCTGGCATTACACATTGTAGGTGGCAGTGAAGCGGTGCTGGAGCAGGCACGGCTTTTCCTTGATATTCGCTGGCTAAGCGCACCGGCATCTCTGGCGAATCTGGTTCTGCTGGGCTGGTTGCTGGGCGTTCAGTATGCCCGTGCTCCCGTTATCCTGCTGGTTGTCGGGAACGTCCTGAACATAGTGCTCGACCTCTGGCTGGTTATGGGGTTGCACATGAATGTGCAGGGCGCGGCGCTGGCAACGGCTATTGCCGAGTACGGCACGCTGATTATCGGGTTGTGGATGGTCTGGCGTGTTCTGGTTATGCGGGGCATAACACCTGCACTGCTGAAGGCTGCCTGGCGCGGCAATATCCGCAAGCTGCTGGCGCTTAACCGCGACATCATGCTGCGCTCGCTTTTGCTGCAACTGTGCTTTGGCACTCTGACGGTCTTTGGCGCGCGGCTTGGCCCGGAAATCGTTGCTGTCAACGCGGTGTTAATGACGCTGCTGACCTTTACCGCCTATGCCCTCGACGGCTTTGCCTACGCGGTAGAAGCCCATTCCGGGCAAGCGTATGGCGCGCGCGAAAGCGGGCAATTACATGATGTCTGGCGTGCTGCATGTCGTCAGGCTGGACTGGTGGCGCTGGCATTTGCACTCATCTACGCCTGCTTTGGTGAGTATATTGTTGCGCTGCTCACGTCATTACCTGCACTGCGTGAGCTGGCAAGCCACTACATCATCTGGCAGGTGATCTTACCGGTTGTGGGCGTCTGGTGTTATTTACTCGACGGGATGTTCATTGGCGCAACGCGTGGCGCGGAAATGCGTAACAGCATGGCGGTCGCGGTGGGTGGGTTTGGTTTAACGCTGCTCACGGTGCCGTATCTGGGGAATCATGGGTTATGGCTGGCCCTCGCGGTCTTTCTTCTTCTTCGTGGCCTCTCGCTGGCGTTTATCTGGCGTCGTCACTGGAAAAATAATACCTGGCTTTCATCTCGTCACGACATCTCCTGA
- a CDS encoding diacylglycerol kinase, which produces MANNTTGLTRIIKAAGYSWKGFRAAWINEAAFRQEGVAAIVAVIIACFLDVDAITRVLLIGSVLLVMIVEILNSAIEAVVDRIGSDFHELSGRAKDMGSAAVLLAIITAVITWVTLLWSHFR; this is translated from the coding sequence ATGGCCAATAATACCACTGGGTTAACCCGAATCATCAAAGCTGCCGGCTATTCATGGAAAGGTTTCCGTGCCGCGTGGATCAATGAAGCCGCTTTTCGTCAGGAAGGCGTTGCCGCAATCGTTGCGGTAATCATTGCCTGTTTCCTTGATGTTGATGCCATAACGCGCGTTCTTCTTATTGGTTCTGTGCTTCTGGTGATGATAGTGGAAATTCTCAATAGCGCTATTGAGGCGGTAGTTGATCGTATTGGCTCTGATTTCCATGAGCTCTCTGGTCGTGCAAAAGATATGGGGTCTGCCGCCGTGTTGCTGGCGATTATCACTGCGGTTATCACCTGGGTCACGCTGCTTTGGTCGCATTTCCGATGA
- the plsB gene encoding glycerol-3-phosphate 1-O-acyltransferase PlsB, giving the protein MSGWPRIYYKLLNLPLTVLVKSKSIPAEPALELGLDTSRPIMYVLPYNSKADLLTLRAQCLAHDLPDPLEPLEIDGTLLPRYVFIHGGPRVFTYYTPKEESIKLFHDYLDLHRSNPDLDVQMVPVSVMFGRRPGREKGEENPPLRMLNGIQKFFAVSWLGRDSFVRFSPSVSLRRMADEHGTDKIIAQKLARVARMHFARQRLAAVGPRLPARQDLFNKLLASKAIARAVEDEARSKKISHEKAQQNAIALMEEIAANFSYEMIRLSDRILSFTWNRLYQGINVHNAERVRQLAHDGHEIVYVPCHRSHMDYLLLSYVLYHQGLVPPHIAAGINLNFWPAGPIFRRLGAFFIRRTFKGNKLYSTVFREYLGELFSRGYSVEYFVEGGRSRTGRLLDPKTGTLSMTIQAMLRGGTRPITLVPIYIGYEHVMEVGTYAKELRGATKEKESLPQMLRGLSKLRNLGQGYVNFGEPMPLMNYLNHHVPEWRESIDPIEAIRPAWLTPTVNGIAAELMVRINNAGAANAMNLCCTALLASRQRSLTREQLTEQLDCYLDIMRNVPYSVDSTAPAATASELIDHALQMNKFEVEKDTIGDIIILPREQAVLMTYYRNNIAHMLMLPSLMAAIITQHRRISRQDLLRHVDALYPMLKAELFLRWSKTELAAELDKLTEELRRQGLITVNNDELHINPSRSRTLQLLAAGARETLQRYAITFWLLSANPSINRGTLEKESRTLAQRLSVLHGINAPEFFDKAVFSSLVLTLRDEGFISDTGDAEPEETLKVYQMLADLITSDVRLTIESATQDE; this is encoded by the coding sequence ATGTCCGGCTGGCCACGAATTTACTACAAATTACTTAATTTACCATTAACCGTTCTGGTAAAAAGCAAGTCTATCCCAGCAGAACCCGCGCTGGAATTAGGGCTCGATACCTCTCGCCCTATTATGTATGTTTTGCCTTACAACTCGAAGGCAGACTTGCTCACGCTCCGCGCCCAGTGTCTGGCGCATGATTTACCCGATCCGCTTGAACCACTGGAGATCGACGGTACTCTGCTGCCGCGCTACGTGTTCATTCACGGCGGGCCGCGTGTGTTTACCTATTACACGCCAAAAGAAGAGTCCATCAAGCTGTTCCACGACTACCTCGATCTACACCGCAGCAATCCTGATTTGGATGTGCAGATGGTGCCGGTATCGGTGATGTTTGGTCGTCGCCCAGGTCGCGAAAAAGGGGAAGAAAACCCACCGCTGCGGATGCTCAACGGTATCCAGAAATTCTTCGCGGTGTCCTGGCTTGGTCGCGATAGCTTCGTGCGTTTCTCTCCTTCTGTGTCGCTGCGCCGTATGGCAGATGAACACGGTACGGATAAAATCATCGCGCAAAAACTGGCTCGCGTGGCACGTATGCACTTTGCGCGCCAGCGTCTTGCAGCCGTAGGGCCGCGCCTCCCGGCGCGTCAGGACCTGTTCAATAAATTGCTGGCGTCTAAAGCCATTGCCCGCGCCGTGGAAGACGAAGCGCGCAGCAAGAAGATTTCGCATGAGAAAGCACAGCAGAACGCCATCGCATTGATGGAAGAGATCGCCGCGAACTTCTCCTACGAGATGATTCGCCTGTCCGATCGTATTCTGAGCTTTACGTGGAACCGCCTCTATCAGGGGATCAACGTCCACAACGCCGAGCGCGTGCGCCAGCTGGCACATGACGGCCACGAAATTGTCTATGTGCCCTGCCACCGCAGCCACATGGACTACCTGCTGCTTTCCTACGTGCTTTATCATCAGGGTCTGGTGCCACCGCACATCGCGGCCGGTATTAACCTGAACTTCTGGCCAGCAGGGCCGATTTTCCGCCGCCTTGGTGCCTTCTTTATTCGTCGTACCTTCAAAGGTAACAAGCTCTATTCCACCGTATTCCGCGAATATCTGGGCGAGCTGTTCAGCCGTGGTTATTCCGTTGAGTATTTCGTGGAAGGTGGGCGTTCCCGTACTGGCCGCCTGCTTGATCCGAAAACCGGCACGCTGTCGATGACTATCCAGGCCATGTTGCGCGGCGGTACCCGCCCAATTACGCTGGTGCCGATTTACATCGGTTACGAGCACGTGATGGAAGTGGGAACGTACGCCAAAGAGCTGCGCGGTGCGACCAAAGAGAAAGAGAGCCTGCCACAGATGCTGCGTGGTCTGAGCAAGCTGCGTAATCTGGGTCAGGGCTACGTGAACTTCGGCGAGCCAATGCCGCTGATGAACTACCTTAACCACCATGTCCCGGAATGGCGCGAGTCTATCGACCCTATCGAAGCGATACGCCCTGCATGGCTGACGCCAACGGTGAACGGCATTGCCGCCGAGCTGATGGTGCGTATTAACAACGCAGGTGCGGCCAACGCCATGAACCTGTGCTGTACTGCGCTGCTGGCATCGCGTCAGCGTTCACTGACCCGTGAACAGCTTACCGAGCAGCTCGATTGCTATCTGGACATTATGCGGAATGTTCCGTACTCAGTGGACTCGACGGCGCCTGCCGCAACCGCCAGCGAGCTTATCGATCATGCCTTGCAGATGAATAAGTTCGAAGTTGAGAAAGATACGATTGGCGACATCATCATTCTGCCGCGCGAGCAGGCGGTGCTGATGACTTACTATCGTAACAACATCGCGCATATGCTGATGCTGCCTTCGCTGATGGCCGCCATTATTACCCAGCATCGTCGTATTTCTCGTCAGGACCTGCTGCGTCATGTCGACGCGCTGTATCCGATGTTGAAAGCCGAGCTGTTCCTGCGCTGGAGTAAAACCGAGCTGGCGGCAGAGCTGGATAAATTGACCGAAGAGCTGCGTCGTCAGGGGCTTATCACCGTCAATAATGACGAGCTGCATATCAACCCATCTCGCTCCCGCACCCTGCAACTGCTGGCGGCTGGCGCGCGTGAAACCCTGCAACGCTATGCCATTACGTTCTGGTTGTTGAGTGCTAACCCATCCATCAACCGCGGCACGCTTGAGAAAGAGAGCCGCACGCTGGCACAGCGCCTGTCGGTACTGCACGGCATTAACGCGCCAGAATTCTTCGACAAAGCGGTATTCAGCTCTTTAGTGCTGACGCTGCGTGATGAAGGGTTTATCAGTGATACCGGCGATGCCGAGCCAGAAGAGACGCTGAAGGTTTACCAGATGCTGGCTGATCTGATTACGTCTGATGTGCGTTTAACGATTGAGAGCGCGACGCAGGACGAATGA
- a CDS encoding type II toxin-antitoxin system HicB family antitoxin produces MINTMTYKGYAAKIDYSDEDLCFVGHVAGIRDVIGFHADNVSGLRTAFEEAVDDYLAYCTEQGREPLRPASGKISLRIAPEIHSAINIAAEVSGKSVNQWISDTLTKAAHG; encoded by the coding sequence ATGATTAACACCATGACTTATAAAGGCTATGCCGCAAAAATCGATTACAGTGATGAAGACCTGTGCTTCGTTGGGCATGTAGCAGGTATAAGAGATGTTATTGGTTTTCATGCAGATAATGTTTCTGGCCTCCGTACAGCCTTTGAAGAAGCCGTTGATGATTATCTTGCTTACTGCACAGAACAAGGTCGAGAGCCCCTGCGTCCGGCAAGCGGGAAAATCAGTTTACGAATAGCGCCGGAAATTCACTCTGCGATTAATATCGCAGCTGAAGTGTCAGGTAAAAGCGTTAACCAGTGGATCAGCGATACGCTCACTAAAGCGGCGCATGGATAA
- the lexA gene encoding transcriptional repressor LexA: MKALTTRQQEVFDLIRDHIGQTGMPPTRAEIAQRLGFRSPNAAEEHLKALARKGVIEIVSGASRGIRLLVEEETGIPLVGRVAAGEPLLAQQHIEGHYQVDPGMFKPSADFLLRVSGMSMKDIGILDGDLLAVHKTQDVRNGQVVVARIDDEVTVKRLKKQGNTVQLLPENSEFSPIVVDLREHNFSIEGLAVGVIRNGEWL, translated from the coding sequence ATGAAAGCGTTAACGACCAGGCAGCAAGAGGTGTTTGATCTCATCCGGGATCATATCGGCCAGACAGGAATGCCACCTACGCGTGCGGAAATCGCGCAGCGTCTGGGTTTCCGTTCTCCAAATGCTGCCGAGGAACACCTTAAAGCGCTGGCGCGTAAAGGCGTGATTGAGATTGTTTCTGGCGCTTCACGCGGCATCCGTCTGCTGGTAGAAGAAGAGACGGGCATTCCGCTGGTTGGCCGTGTCGCGGCAGGTGAACCTTTGCTCGCACAACAGCATATTGAAGGTCACTATCAGGTCGATCCTGGCATGTTCAAACCGAGTGCAGATTTCCTGCTGCGCGTTAGCGGCATGTCCATGAAAGATATCGGTATTCTCGATGGCGATCTGCTGGCGGTTCATAAGACTCAGGATGTGCGCAACGGCCAGGTGGTGGTGGCGCGTATTGATGACGAAGTTACCGTTAAGCGCCTGAAAAAACAGGGAAATACTGTGCAACTGCTGCCGGAAAACAGCGAATTCTCCCCAATCGTGGTGGATCTTCGCGAACATAACTTCTCCATTGAAGGTCTGGCGGTTGGCGTCATCCGCAACGGAGAATGGCTGTAA
- a CDS encoding type II toxin-antitoxin system HicA family toxin, whose product MMKTLNARHQKTLQLIFSLPTPCSLEWRKIEALFIALGAKMSEGNDSRVRFEINGVVASFHRPHPDKEEKVYQVRDAMAFLIATGVSP is encoded by the coding sequence ATGATGAAAACATTGAACGCCCGCCACCAAAAAACATTGCAGTTAATTTTCTCTTTACCAACACCTTGCTCTCTGGAATGGCGCAAAATTGAAGCACTTTTTATCGCGCTGGGTGCAAAAATGTCTGAAGGTAACGACTCAAGGGTGAGATTCGAAATTAATGGAGTTGTAGCTTCGTTTCATCGTCCTCATCCGGATAAAGAAGAGAAGGTTTACCAGGTTCGCGACGCAATGGCTTTTCTCATCGCAACAGGAGTATCTCCATGA
- the traF gene encoding conjugal transfer protein TraF yields MKKHFKFSVVSIAVSLFMANQAGAANTWTEARSDAMGGTGVAAGSYGSGVLINPALLAKAKPDDDVTLILPSIGAQISDKDNLRDKIDDISDDVNRYRSTLDSINLIDLLNPLSPASREVSSAAGDLADQLDSLKGKTASGKAGGGIAVSIPNDVLSVAFVAKANARARVSSYIDQGDIDKLRAVEAAPSAVFGVDPNDLKSKGFGRAAIVSDYGVVVARQFDISGVPVSVGITPKLQQTWLYNYTVSIYNFNSDDINSSRYRNDDTGFNVDAGIAADFGDNWTVGLTGHNLFSRDIDTKEVDGVRDTYQISPVVTAGAAWHTDLLTLTADGDLTETKGFKSEENSQYVGVGAEVTPLSWLAVRAGYRADVKNNDSNVFTAGVGFAPLNTVHVDLMGLYGEDETWGAGAQLTLAF; encoded by the coding sequence GTGAAGAAACATTTTAAATTTTCGGTGGTTAGCATCGCTGTCTCCTTGTTTATGGCAAATCAGGCGGGAGCAGCCAATACCTGGACAGAAGCGCGTAGTGACGCGATGGGTGGCACGGGCGTAGCGGCAGGCAGCTATGGCAGCGGGGTGTTAATCAACCCGGCATTGCTGGCAAAGGCGAAACCTGACGATGACGTCACCCTTATTTTACCCTCCATTGGCGCGCAGATTTCTGATAAAGACAATCTGCGGGATAAGATTGATGACATCAGCGATGACGTGAACCGTTATCGCAGCACGCTGGATAGCATCAATCTTATCGACCTGTTAAATCCTCTTAGTCCTGCATCGCGGGAAGTTTCTTCTGCGGCAGGCGACCTGGCCGATCAACTGGATTCACTGAAAGGAAAAACTGCCAGCGGTAAAGCGGGTGGTGGGATCGCTGTAAGCATTCCTAATGATGTGCTCTCGGTGGCATTTGTGGCAAAAGCCAACGCGCGTGCACGCGTGAGTTCTTACATCGATCAGGGCGATATCGACAAACTACGGGCAGTGGAAGCTGCACCATCTGCTGTGTTTGGCGTTGATCCGAACGATCTGAAATCGAAAGGTTTTGGCCGTGCGGCAATTGTTTCAGACTACGGCGTGGTGGTGGCGCGTCAGTTTGATATCAGCGGTGTGCCAGTGTCTGTGGGGATCACCCCGAAGCTGCAACAAACCTGGCTGTATAACTACACGGTGTCTATCTACAACTTCAACAGCGACGACATCAACAGCAGCCGTTACCGTAACGATGACACCGGGTTTAACGTCGATGCGGGTATTGCCGCTGACTTTGGCGATAACTGGACGGTCGGCCTGACCGGGCATAACCTCTTCTCGCGCGATATCGATACCAAAGAGGTGGATGGCGTGCGCGATACCTACCAGATAAGCCCTGTCGTCACCGCTGGTGCAGCATGGCATACCGATCTTCTGACCCTGACTGCGGATGGCGACCTGACGGAAACCAAAGGCTTTAAAAGTGAAGAGAACTCTCAGTACGTGGGTGTTGGTGCAGAAGTTACTCCGTTGAGCTGGCTGGCGGTTCGCGCCGGTTACCGGGCAGACGTGAAGAACAATGACAGCAACGTCTTTACGGCGGGTGTCGGGTTCGCACCGCTCAACACGGTACATGTCGACCTGATGGGCCTGTACGGTGAAGACGAAACCTGGGGGGCAGGAGCACAGTTGACTCTGGCATTCTAA
- a CDS encoding cupin domain-containing protein, which yields MKRPDCIRHWRDVEGADDSTYPDSTERFSIGAPLARKLGLGRIGIHHERLPPGRRTSYPHAESDEEEFIYVLEGYPEAWINGYLWKLEPGDSVGFPAGTGVCHTFINNTDEEVRLLVVGEANKKHNRIYYPLNPVYAATREDRWVDHPPQFFGPHDGKPGRK from the coding sequence ATGAAAAGACCTGACTGTATTCGACACTGGCGCGATGTGGAAGGCGCGGATGATTCTACTTATCCCGACAGCACTGAGCGTTTTTCCATTGGCGCACCACTGGCCCGTAAACTTGGCCTGGGGCGAATTGGTATTCATCACGAACGCCTGCCGCCAGGGCGGCGTACGTCTTATCCCCATGCGGAAAGTGACGAAGAGGAGTTTATCTATGTACTGGAAGGCTATCCGGAAGCCTGGATAAATGGCTATCTGTGGAAGCTGGAGCCGGGTGATAGCGTGGGGTTTCCGGCCGGAACCGGGGTATGCCATACCTTTATCAACAATACGGATGAAGAGGTCCGGCTGCTGGTCGTTGGCGAGGCCAACAAAAAGCACAACCGCATCTATTATCCACTGAATCCGGTTTATGCCGCCACGCGTGAAGACCGGTGGGTAGACCATCCGCCGCAGTTTTTTGGCCCGCACGATGGAAAACCTGGGCGAAAATAA
- the zur gene encoding zinc uptake transcriptional repressor Zur, giving the protein MDKSTKELLAQAEKLCAQRNVRLTPQRLEVLRLMSLQQGAISAYDLLDLLRASEPQAKPPTVYRALDFLLEQGFVHKVESTNSYVLCHLFDQPTHTSAMFICDRCGVVKEECAEGVEDIMHTLAAKMGFALRHNVIEAHGLCSACVEVESCSHQDACQHDHSILVKKKPR; this is encoded by the coding sequence ATGGATAAGTCCACAAAAGAGCTGCTGGCGCAAGCTGAAAAGCTCTGTGCGCAACGCAATGTGCGCCTGACCCCACAGCGCCTTGAAGTATTGCGTCTGATGAGCCTGCAACAGGGCGCCATCAGTGCGTATGATTTACTCGACCTGCTGCGCGCAAGCGAGCCGCAGGCCAAGCCGCCTACCGTCTATCGCGCGCTGGATTTCCTGCTGGAGCAGGGCTTTGTGCACAAGGTCGAATCAACAAACAGCTATGTGCTGTGCCATTTATTTGATCAGCCTACCCACACCTCGGCCATGTTTATCTGCGACCGCTGCGGCGTGGTGAAAGAAGAGTGTGCAGAAGGTGTTGAAGACATTATGCATACGCTGGCAGCCAAAATGGGCTTCGCCCTGCGCCATAATGTGATTGAAGCACACGGATTATGCTCTGCGTGCGTGGAAGTCGAATCATGCAGCCATCAGGATGCGTGCCAGCATGACCACTCCATTCTGGTAAAGAAAAAACCGCGCTAA
- a CDS encoding CsbD family protein → MNKDEISGNWKQFKGKAKEQWGKLTDDDMTVIEGKRDQLVGKIQERYGYAKDQAEKEVGDWEKRNDYRW, encoded by the coding sequence ATGAATAAAGACGAAATCAGCGGCAACTGGAAACAGTTCAAAGGTAAAGCGAAAGAGCAATGGGGTAAGCTGACAGATGACGATATGACGGTCATCGAAGGAAAGCGCGATCAGCTTGTCGGTAAAATTCAGGAACGCTATGGCTACGCCAAAGATCAGGCGGAGAAAGAAGTCGGCGACTGGGAAAAGCGTAACGACTATCGCTGGTAG
- the ubiA gene encoding 4-hydroxybenzoate octaprenyltransferase: MEWSLKQNKLLAYHRLMRTDKPIGALLLLWPTLWALWVATPGLPPLWILAVFVAGVWLMRAAGCVVNDYADRKFDGHVKRTANRPLPSGQVTEKEARTLFIVLVVLSFLLVLTLNTMTILLSVAALALAWVYPFMKRYTHLPQVVLGAAFGWSIPMAFAAVSETVPLSCWLMFLANILWAVAYDTQYAMVDRDDDLKIGIKSTAILFGRQDKLIIGILQVAVLALMVAIGRLNELNWEFYWSVLIAGMLFVYQQKLIAKREREACFKAFLNNNYVGLVLFLGLAMSYFS, from the coding sequence ATGGAGTGGAGTCTGAAGCAGAACAAGCTGCTGGCCTATCACCGCTTAATGCGTACTGATAAACCCATCGGCGCGTTGCTGCTGCTGTGGCCTACCCTGTGGGCGCTGTGGGTTGCGACCCCCGGTTTGCCGCCACTGTGGATCCTGGCGGTGTTTGTCGCTGGAGTCTGGCTGATGCGTGCGGCAGGCTGCGTGGTAAACGACTACGCGGACCGTAAATTCGACGGCCACGTGAAACGTACCGCCAACCGCCCGCTACCAAGCGGTCAGGTCACGGAAAAAGAAGCGCGCACGCTGTTTATCGTGCTGGTGGTGCTCTCCTTTTTACTGGTGTTAACCCTCAACACCATGACCATCCTGCTTTCTGTCGCGGCACTGGCGCTGGCCTGGGTGTATCCGTTTATGAAGCGCTATACCCATCTGCCGCAGGTGGTGCTGGGTGCTGCGTTTGGCTGGTCGATTCCGATGGCGTTTGCGGCGGTCAGCGAAACCGTACCGCTCAGCTGTTGGCTGATGTTCCTGGCTAATATCCTGTGGGCCGTGGCGTACGATACCCAGTATGCAATGGTCGACCGCGACGATGACCTGAAAATTGGGATCAAATCGACGGCGATCCTGTTTGGCCGCCAGGACAAGCTGATTATCGGGATTTTGCAGGTAGCGGTACTGGCGCTGATGGTGGCGATTGGTCGCCTGAACGAGCTGAACTGGGAATTTTACTGGTCAGTGCTGATTGCCGGGATGCTGTTTGTATATCAGCAAAAGCTGATCGCGAAGCGCGAGCGTGAAGCCTGCTTTAAAGCGTTTCTGAACAATAACTACGTGGGCCTGGTGCTGTTTTTAGGGCTGGCGATGAGTTATTTTTCATAA